DNA sequence from the Neomonachus schauinslandi chromosome 16, ASM220157v2, whole genome shotgun sequence genome:
gaacacaagcagggggagcagcagaggcagagggagaagcaggctccccactgagcagggagcccaatgtggggctcaatcccagtaccctgggatcatgacttgagctgaaggcagacgcttaaccaactaagccacccaggcgcccctagagctcCATTTTAATTCATGTATTGGGTTTATCTGtttgtatagtgtgtgtgtgtgtgacatttctCTAAGGATTAAGATATGCATACCTCACTCTTCATAGTCTACATAGAATTAATATTATACCACTTAAAGTGAAATGTAGAAACCTTATCACTGATAGGTCTCTTTACTCTCcccctctaatttcttttttaagttttgtacACTAATGGTTCTTCTTTGAGATATAATGTATAtgcattaaaatatacaaatctcAAATACATTACTGAATGAATTTTGATACTCTCTCCTCTTTATGTTGTAGTCATATATACTACATCAACATACATTGAAAACTCTACAAATGTTATAAATCTTGTTTTCAAGTCatgtataccttttttttttaacactcatGTATATCTTAAAGATCAAATATTTGCAATGTGTTACTCTTTCTTCATTACCAAAGTTCCAATTTTCCTTCTGCTATCACTTCCCTTCTATCAAAACAACCCTTTTAGCCTGCTGGCAAGATTGTTAGTTTTgcatcatttgaaaatgtttttattttgctcccCTTCTTGATGTGTATTTTCATTGGATATAGAATTTTGGATTGACAGGGTttttttccagcactttaaatatgttgtttctctgccttctggcttTCACTGTTTCTGACAAGAAACCCATAATCTTTTGCATTGATCTTTATAGGACGCATAGTTTTTCACAgactgttttcaaaattttaaaatttgttttgttttcagcagtTCAATTATGATGTGTCTAGGCATGAATTTGAGATTATGCTGTTTTGGGTTCACTGAGCTTTCTGAACCTGTAAATTGAAACCTTTTGCCAAATTTGGTAAGTTTCCagtaattatttcttcaaatattctctctgctATTATTATAAAGAATGTGGTAGCATTTCCAACTACATGTAAGGTCTTATCAGTTTCTGTGATTCTGTTCCCTAATAAGGATGTCATGAGTTGTCTGGTTCCAAACTATCACATCTTCCTCGTgcattgttcctttttattttttaaagattttatttatttatttgacagagacacagtgagagagggaacacaagcagggggagcgggagagggagaagcaggcttccagctgattagggagcccaatgcggggctcgatcccaggaccctgggatcatgacctgagccgaaggcagacgcttaatgactgagccacccaggcgcccctcattgttcctttttacaaaaaacaaaacaaaacatagtgaTCCTATGACCCTAATAATGCTTTTCCGTGTCAACATCTATTTTGTTGAAATAATATAGCTCTGTTGTCTTTCTTCAGATTCATGTCTGTCTTATATATCCTTTGTTATTCCTTTACCCTCAACTTTCCCATTTTAGATGTGTTTCTTCTAAAGAACATATGTCTGGATTTGAAAGAAATCCAATGTTAGTATTTGTCTTACTTAGTTTGTTGAATATAGTTGTGCTTATTGAAGTTGCTGACATATTTGGATAGGCTTTCAAATCTCAGTGCTTCCAGTATAAACTTGGCCATGTcccttcctctataaaatggggatggtcaTTCTGCCCTCAGAGTGTTGTGAGATGatgtacataaattatttggCAGACTGAACAACACAtgtagatcctttttttttttttacacatgtaGATCCTTAATATAGATTCCTTTTCCCCCTGACTTCCTCTCCCTTTAGACAAACATGGGAAAACACATATCTCATGACAAAATGGGTGCTGGAGATGCTCAGAGCACCAGGGGGTGGAGATTCAGCTCTTCAGTGCCAAAGACCAGGAAAGTGGGGGCAGAAAGAGGTGGAGATGGATACTACAAGCCTGTGGCCAGGCCCTGGGTTGGGTGTTACACAAGGCAGGTCATCTAAtccctgctttacagatgaggtcACTGAGGTTCAGGGAAGTCACTTATCCAAGGTCCCAAAAGCAGCCTGGGGAGGAGTGGGGCTCTGCAGACTGACTTTAGGCCTACATCTTTTCCCCTGCCTGCAGGCTTGTTGGAGGCCTGCATGATCATTTCACTAGGAATGTGTATCTCTCATCTCTGAGCTTTTCCCTATGTCTGTCAACTTTCTCTGAGTCTCTCAGCCCTGGTCTCACTATGAGTGGCTGTCTGCCTGTGTGTCTATGTATCTGGGACTTTGTCAGAGATATTGACACAAGATCTCTGTTTCCCTGGGTCTCAACCTTCCTCTTCTGAACCTCACTCCTTGGTCTGTGTGACTCTGTTTACTTGTGACACAGAGGGAATGAGTTCAAGACACAGGGAGAAACACAGAGATGGTGACAATGAACAgtacaaaacagtatggtaggtCAGATGGTTAACATGTGATGGGAtcatcagagaaagagaggaagactgACACCCTGATAGTTAAAAACAGAGGCTGTGACATCCAGTTACAGACGCGGACCCTGAAAGAGGGCCAGGGatacagaactgtgagagaagGTCAGAGAGAGCACTGACAGCATGCTGGCAACCACTGAGTCCAGGGGGATTCTGGGGTGATAGAAAGGGCAGACTCAATATGGTAACATTTTATTGAGGCCACTGTATGCCAGGCTTGTCTGAGTGCTGGGGCTCTGGGAAAATCAGATTGTTCTTGCCCTGCTGGGTGTTGGGGAGACAGCAATATAGACCTATATCAGGTTGCAGGGTGGAGCATGGTGACTGCCTCCAGGAAGGCACCAGTCACAgtatattcattcaacagacactGGTCAGAGCCTATTGCATCCTGTGCTATGGATATTTAGAATAAAACACGGCCCCTGCTCTTGGAAGCTCACATTGTCTTTGGGAAACAGACTGCAAGCTCTGCAAGGAGTAAATACAACATGGTAGGAAGttaaagagaagttaaggaggtGCTCTGGAAGCAGAGAAGGCAAGCTGAAGTCTGCTCAAGGAAGTAGGGgaggcgggcacctgggtggctcagatggttaagcgtctgccttcggatcaggtcatgatcccagcgtcctgggatcgagccccacatcaggctcctggctcaacggggagcctgcttctccctctccctctgcctttctccctgctcatgctctctctctccctctctgtatctctgtgtctcaagtgaataaataaaatcttaaaaaaaaaaaaaaaaggaagtagggGAGGCTTTGTTAGGGAGAGATATGTGAAACAtgtgggaggaaagaggagaggaggttTCCAGGCACAGGTACAGAGGCACATAGGTGGGAAAAATATGGCTTCTTCAGGAACCACAAATAGTTCCACATGGCTGGTGTGTGGAAGGTGGGGCTACTACAgtaggagatgaggctggggcCAGGTCACAAATGATCCTGAATGGCAGGTGAAGGAGTTTGACATATATCCCACAGGGCAGTACTTTGAAACCATTTTTCACATCACTGCACCCACAGAAAAAATGACAATATTCACACGCTCATACAAGGGTACCTGGAGAGGTTATTTGGGGCCAAGACTTATGTCTTGGCATAGTTGTAACCCATTCAGGAAGCTTTGCCGCAGAAGGTGATGCACTGGAGAGCTTTCCACTATGGGGTGACACAATCAGGTTTGGATTGCAGGAGAGCCCTCTGGAGGCTGGTGTGGAGAATGAAACAGTGGGGGAGGTCAGGGAGAGAATGGAGGCAGGGGACCCCAGCTAGAATCCAGATGAGAGGTGATGAGGGCTCAAAGAAGGTGAGAATGGTAAAGACAGATTAGAGGTGAGTTTTTGATAAAACCAACAGGGCTGATGGCTGGTGCGATGTAGGAGAAGGCAAGGAGAAACAGATGATGGGCAAGCATCATGCCACACCCTTGATTAGGGAGAATGTGAGAGAGACTGAGGGCCTGGAGAAGGCCTCATAGAAGAGGCAGCCTCACAGGTTGGCCTTGGAGTTAGACAAGAATAGATGGAGCGAAAGAGTAGGTGTGAAGGCACAGAGGTGGCATGGGCTGGCATCCCTCCTGGGCTAAGTGGGagaggaaaaggcaaggagagCCGCTACAGGGGAACATGAAGCTGAAGCCTTTCTGTCCAGAGCATCTTGGGACCATTGAGTCCCAACAGAAACTTCACCCCAATTGACCTGACTCTGAAGACCAATCCAAGTCCTCAGCTCAGCTGTCCTTTCTCTGAGATGGGCCTGAGTGGGGTATGGAGAGAAGCAGGATTCTTCTGGAAGCTTCTCCAGCTAGGCTGAATAGCTTTGGGTTCATCAGGCGCCTCCATCTGGGTCTCTAAATGCAGAGTTGTTCCCAGACAGCCCCAGAGTCTGCCCTGAAGCACCTTATCACTTTAGGGTACTATCAATCACCTACCCTGATCTTTGTTCTTTTGGAACTTAGAGTTTCTCTTAGATGTTGAGCCTCTGAGGGGAAGTTGTTCTGTGTCCCAAGGGCTTTCTTTGGTTACTGCAGTACTGTAATGTGGATCCTCAGGTGAACCATGAGGGCTGAGCTGCGGCTAAAGGCCTTCCCACAGTCACTGCACTTGTAtggcttctctcctgtgtggatCCTCTGGTGCTCAATGAGGGAGGAGCTCTGTGCAAAGGCCTTCGGACAAATCTTACATTGATATGGCTTCTCTCCGGAGTGGATTCTCAGGTGGCGGATTAGAGCTGAGCAGTCACTGAAGGCTCTCCCACAAGCATCACACTTGTagggcttctccccagtgtggatgCGCTGGTGCTGAGTCAGGTGGGTGCTCTGgctgaaggccttcccacactcaTCACACTCATAGGGCCTCTCCCCTGTGTGCACCCGCTGGTGTTGAGTGAGATGGGTACTGCGACTGAATGTTTTGCCACATTCCCCGCACTTGtagggtttttctccagtgtgGATCCTCTGGTGCTGAGTTAGGTGGGTGACCCGgctgaaggccttcccacactctTTACACTCATGGGGCTTTGCCCCCGTATGGATGACTTGATGCTGGGCCAAGTGAGTGCTCcggctgaaggctttcccacactcacTACAGGTGTAGGGTGTCTTCCGAGAATGGCTCTTCTGGTGTGTCTCGAGGGCTGAGGGGCTCTGGAATGTTTTCCCACATTCACTACACTTGGAAGACTTCCTCCCTGAGTAAATGCATGGAGGCTCTGTCCTATCATCATCCACTGGATCAAATTTCTCTTCTGGTGTCTTCTCTTGTGAGGTGAAATTTGGCCACACGTTGGGACTATTCCCCAAGACACCAAATTCACAGCTGGGCTGGTCGGTGGGAACATCCTTGTGAGGCTCTGAAGTTTTCCTGAAATCCATCTCTTGGGGGACAGACTTTGTCCAGGGTTCCTCCGAGagtcctgcctgcctctctgagcTGCCCTCAGGTTCACAAGCACCACCAAAAGTGGGTCCCTGGGAAATACCTCTCATGAGGGTTTCAGTAGCCCTGTCTAATGGCTCTGACTCTTTCAAATCACTCTGCTTGCAGCTTGCCTCTGACAGCTTGGCTCCCGGGTCCCATCCTGAAATAATCCAAACCACAGCATCACCACTCTTTCCACACAGGGCTCCCCCCACTTGGCCTGGGTCCTGGTCTCATTCTGTAAGGGGAGACATAGCCACTCCTGACATTTGGCCCCATTTCCAAAGGAAAGTTTCTCATTTGGTGTCCTGGATGACAAAAGGGCATAGGGCCGTCCTCCCACACCACTGAAAACTGGATCACAGGTTTcaatcctccccctccccaaactctCCATTCTTCAAGGCtgctgattttggctcaagtgTCAGAAGGAAGACCCCGAGGTTGAACTGAACTGAAACACTGAGAGTGAGAGCAAGTAAGCACGCACAGGGGTTTGTCCTTGCCAAGTGCCTGCGTACTCACCCCCTGGGCAGGCTCCAGCTCTCGGTGCCTTCCCCCTGGACCTAGACAGCCTACTGAGCATTTTctgcaggtgctcagtaaatactggcTGAATGAGGGAATCAATTCTAGATGCTGACAACTGTGCAATTTTCTACAGTAGACTCTACCTTGAGCCCTAAGTAGACAACTGCTGCTGAGGGTGAGTGGGTGACACGCCTACCTGGCCTCCCTAAGACCCCGGGAGGCCTGAGGCCCACTCTTCCTAATGGCTGTGAAGGCAGAGTGTGGTTAAAAGGTAGCTAGAGACTGGGTTGTGTCTGAGGTAGCAGTGTGTCTGAACTGACCTTTGAACTGAACTGACCCTTGATGGGTGCACAGGGCACCTAGGGACACTTAAGAGCATCCTGTAATGGACAGATTCCAGGAAGAGATGGGGACAGGCAAACAGCGGCTGCTTGAGTCCACAGTggggccccagctctgccactagcCAGCTCCAGGGCCTTGGGCAATCTAGCCTGTCTGCACCTGCTTCCCCACCTGTACGAGAGGGACACTATACTGCTCGTCTTCCAGGGCTGCTGGTCATTCTTAGGCTCTTGTTACGTGCTAGTCTCCAAGTACAGTTGGTCATTTCCATGTCTCATTTCAGCTTCAATCCACTCTCACAAGGACATACTGCAACTACTGCACCTcacacaaggaaactgaggcccagctgAAGGAAGGTCTTGAGTAACTAACTGGTACAAGATCACACAGTTGGTTAGTGGCCAAGTTGAGATTTCAGCTGTAGATTTCAGCTTTCCTCCTCTAAGCCCACAGATGTCCTCCTAACTCCCCAGCTTCCCCAGCCACATGCTTGGTCCCACAtccccctttcttcctctatTCTAGAAACATCGCACAACCTGCTCTTCCCAGAATGCAATGGTCCATATCATACCACTGGGCCTTCACCCCcaccattccctctgcctggactgcTAGCTCCTTCTCCTTGTCTCAGTGCCATATTGCCTTTCCTCTGAAAACCTCGACCTTGCAGGAGGATGGGGGCActgccccctctccctgtccccgtGACCTCTGCCTGGGCATAGCCGATGAGGCCAAGGGAAGGCACATGACCAACCTCTCCAGAAAGGTCTGTTTCTCAAGGAGCTAAAAAATCATCCTAACAGCCACAGTTTCCACTGTGTTTaatctgtgccaggcactgacttTGAGGAAGGCATATGACTGCAATTCCTATTTTATTgacagggaaacagaggcacaagAAAGtcacaggaggaagaggagcagtgGTTGGATCTACCAAGCCTTAATCATATTTCTGTTCCGCCTACCCACAGCACGTCTCCTCCCTGGTCCTGGCATACACACACTATCTGCCACTATCAAGCCAGGCCGGGCCAGGCCGGGCCCTTCGGGGAGGAGCCTTCACTCCCTGCTCTCGACTGTCCTAGGGCTGCATCCTCCCTGCATCCTATAGGACCTCCCTGGGCTGGGACATTTGTGTGGGTCCCCCAGAGCCACAGTGCTGACTCTGGCTAAGGGCAGGTCTGACTCACCCGGATCCTATAGGGCCAGCAGACGGAGGATTCAGAGGGGACACATGGAGACACCTGGCATTtctgtcacccccacccccacaggctTCCAGCCCACAGCAGCCTGGTTTTCCTTGCTCATCTTAGTCCCTGGGATCTGGTCAGCCATAAGACAAGCACAAGACCCTAACCAGTTCAGTGGGCCTCAGCCCAGGAACCTTTTACTGTTCTCCCCTGGGGTTTCTACACTGATAAGACATAAGCCTGGGTTGCTGAGCCAATTTTGTCTCTAATGAGGATAGAAGCTCCTTAAGAGTAAAGctaggtgcgcctgggtggctcagttggttaagtgtctgccttcggcttgggtcatgatctcagggccctaggactgagtcccccatcaggctacctgctcagtggtgagtctgcttctccctcttcccctccccctccccccccacacccgcttctgtgcactctctctcaaaaaaagaaaaaaaaagagcaaagctaATGTAGGAAAACCCAACTGAGAACtgagaaacagaatgagaaaaaaagagtccTGATACCATCACCTAAGCTCCTGATATAGCCACAAAGCCTCCCTACTTTGCTTCAGTCAGTTTGACCTGGGTTTTTGGTCATTAGCAATCAAAACATATCTGCTTTGTACATTGTGTGAAAGTTTGGGTACAAAGGTGACAAGTACATGTGTGAGTGACCCCAAGCCCAAACCCTGCACTCCCACATTCCAGTCCAGGCTCTGCCCACAGTGTGCTGTGAACAGTTACCAGTTGCTCCCCCTCACCTCTCTGGTCGAGTGCCCGAGTCAGACCTTCCACCAGCATGGCCGCCTCCTCACCACTCTTGGGGAACTGGGCACCCACCCAAGACTGGATCTTGGGGGGGCAGTGCACCCAGGAACTGCTCCAGCACCAGCAGCTCCAGCATCTGCTCCTTGGAGTGCGCCTCGGGCCGCAGCCACTGGCGGCACAGCTCCCGGAGCCGGGCCAGGGCCTCATGTGGGTTGGAAGCCTCCTGGTAGCAGAAGCGCCGGAAACGAAGACGTGCAGCCTCAGGGTGGGCAGTGTGGCCAGAGCTAGATTCCTGGATCTCAGAAAGGCTGGCCTCCTCATCCTCCACCTTCACGCGTAGAAAGCCATCCCGTTCCCAGGGCACTGGGCTCAGAGGGCTCTTGGGGATGGCCATCAAGGAGCAGTACAAAAGTGAGGCACAGGATGGCTGGAGTGTTGGAACTGGGTCTGCAGGAATGCCAGAACTTTGTCATCATGTGGAACTTGGGACTCTGCTCATACCTGTAGAGCAGGGCAGATGCAGACTTGGGGCCTGTGAGATGTAACTCATTCTCACAGGACACAGATGCTCAAAATAATCAGGTGCTAAGCACCATTATAAACGTTTGCATACAGTAACTCATTTAAAACTCACAAAAACTCAGGAGGTAGGAActtcctttccattttacagatatgaaaacaGATACAGAGGAGGAGAAGATTTGCCCAAAGTTTCCCAGATACTGAAGGGATGGGGAGT
Encoded proteins:
- the ZSCAN22 gene encoding LOW QUALITY PROTEIN: zinc finger and SCAN domain-containing protein 22 (The sequence of the model RefSeq protein was modified relative to this genomic sequence to represent the inferred CDS: deleted 1 base in 1 codon); protein product: MAIPKSPLSPVPWERDGFLRVKVEDEEASLSEIQESSSGHTAHPEAARLRFRRFCYQEASNPHEALARLRELCRQWLRPEAHSKEQMLELLVLEQFLGALPPQIQSWVGAQFPKSGEEAAMLVEGLTRALDQRGWDPGAKLSEASCKQSDLKESEPLDRATETLMRGISQGPTFGGACEPEGSSERQAGLSEEPWTKSVPQEMDFRKTSEPHKDVPTDQPSCEFGVLGNSPNVWPNFTSQEKTPEEKFDPVDDDRTEPPCIYSGRKSSKCSECGKTFQSPSALETHQKSHSRKTPYTCSECGKAFSRSTHLAQHQVIHTGAKPHECKECGKAFSRVTHLTQHQRIHTGEKPYKCGECGKTFSRSTHLTQHQRVHTGERPYECDECGKAFSQSTHLTQHQRIHTGEKPYKCDACGRAFSDCSALIRHLRIHSGEKPYQCKICPKAFAQSSSLIEHQRIHTGEKPYKCSDCGKAFSRSSALMVHLRIHITVLQ